One segment of Primulina tabacum isolate GXHZ01 chromosome 14, ASM2559414v2, whole genome shotgun sequence DNA contains the following:
- the LOC142525484 gene encoding LOW QUALITY PROTEIN: histidine kinase 3-like (The sequence of the model RefSeq protein was modified relative to this genomic sequence to represent the inferred CDS: deleted 1 base in 1 codon): protein MNLFHVIGFGLKVGHLLLLLCSWFLSLISLNWFSNGGIMTKKAGFLGDRGQIWMKLWGHISDCGCKIHHHYSQYIGSRRVRKNWWRPLLVAWIVFGIIVSFSMFWYMNLQVAEKRKETLASMCDERARMLQDQFNVSMNHIQAMSVMISIFHHDKIPTAIDQRTFQRYTERTAFERPLTSGVAYAVRVLYSEREQFEKLQGWTIKRMDKVVQTPVHEDEYDPADLEPSPVQEEYVPVIFAQDTVAHVISVDMLSGEEDRENVLRARESGKGVLTAPFRLLKTNRLGVILTFAVYKRDLPPSVTPAERIQAIAGYLGGIFDIESLVEKLLQQLASKQTILVNVYDTTNFSHPISMYGSNASSDGMHHVSGLNFGDPFRKHEMRCRFKQKPPWPWVEITTSVGILIISLLVGQIFHATMNRIAKVEDDYHEMMELKKRAEAADVAKSQFLATVSHEIRTPMNGVLGMLHMLMDTELDETQQDYVRTARESGKALVSLINEVLDLAKIESGKLELEAVCFDLRVILDDVLSLSGKSQDKKVELAVYVSNKVPATLVGDPGRFRQIVTNLVSNSIKFTDKGHIFVSVHLVEEVAELKVETDSTLSGLPVVDRRQSWAGFRTFNQEVLPTSSASSSSADQVHIIVSVEDTGQGIPMEAQSRVFNPFMQVGPSITRTHGGTGIGLSISKCLVHLMKGEIGLASSPQIGSTFSFTAVFTNGCSSFNDQMSQQVNNETASISSEFQGMRALLVDPNPVRAKVSKYHVERLGIQVELVPNLNSSLSSLSSRNQTLNMILVEEEIWDEDSGMSALFSNCVTKMNSMVIPRMLLLSNSTSSSRSISSPSGVPTPFVVTKPLRASILAASLQRAMGVGNRGNYRNGELHMLSLRNLLRGRKILVVDDNPVNLRVAAGALKKYGADVVNAERGKEAISLLIPPHQIDACFMDIQMPEMDGFEATKRIRDIESRINDRIQRGELVVEAYQNDSNWHVPILAMTADVIHATSEECVKCGMDGYVSKPFEAEQLYREVSRFFHTVTDENT, encoded by the exons ATGAATTTATTCCATGTTATTGGATTTGGCTTGAAGGTGGGCCATCTTCTTTTGTTGCTATGCAGTTGGTTTCTATCTCTAATTTCTCTGAATTGGTTTAGTAATGGAGGAATTATGACCAAAAAGGCTGGTTTTCTTGGTGATAGGGGGCAAATATGGATGAAATTATGGGGGCATATTTCGGACTGTGGGTGTAAGATCCACCATCATTATTCACAGTATATTGGGTCCCGGAGAGTGAGGAAGAATTGGTGGAGGCCGCTTTTGGTAGCATGGATAGTATTTGGGATTATAGTATCCTTTTCCATGTTTTGGTATATGAACTTACAAGTTGCGGAGAAAAGAAAAGAGACGCTTGCCAGTATGTGTGATGAGAGGGCTAGGATGTTGCAAGATCAGTTTAACGTTAGCATGAATCATATACAGGCAATGTCTGTCATGATTTCGATTTTTCATCATGACAAAATTCCG ACTGCCATCGATCAG AGAACATTCCAGAGGTATACTGAAAGAACAGCATTTGAGAGACCTCTTACGAGTGGAGTTGCATATGCTGTGAGGGTGCTCTATTCTGAAAGAGAACAATTTGAGAAACTACAAGGTTGGACTATTAAGAGGATGGATAAAGTGGTACAAACCCCGGTACATGAAGATGAGTATGATCCGGCGGACCTTGAGCCGTCACCTGTGCAGGAGGAATATGTCCCTGTCATCTTCGCACAAGATACTGTTGCTCATGTAATTTCTGTTGATATGCTATCTGGAGAG GAAGATCGTGAGAATGTATTACGAGCAAGAGAATCAGGAAAAGGCGTTCTCACTGCTCCATTTAGGTTACTGAAAACAAACCGCCTTGGAGTAATACTAACTTTCGCAGTCTACAAAAGAGATCTCCCCCCAAGTGTAACTCCTGCTGAGAGGATCCAAGCTATTGCTGG GTATCTCGGCGGTATCTTTGATATTGAATCGCTCGTGGAAAAATTGCTCCAGCAGCTTGCTAGTAAGCAAACTATCCTAGTAAATGTGTATGATACTACTAATTTCTCACATCCTATCAGCATGTATGGTTCGAATGCCTCGTCTGATGGGATGCATCATGTCAGTGGTCTTAACTTTGGAGATCCATTTAGAAAGCATGAGATGCGTTGCAG atTCAAACAAAAGCCACCTTGGCCTTGGGTTGAAATTACTACATCTGTTGGCATACTTATAATTTCATTGCTTGTGGGGCAAATATTCCATGCTACAATGAATCGGATAGCAAAAGTGGAGGATGATTATCATGAGATGATGGAGCTTAAAAAACGTGCCGAGGCTGCTGATGTTGCAAAGTCACAG tTTCTTGCTACTGTTTCCCATGAAATCAGAACCCCAATGAACGGTGTTCTTG GAATGCTGCATATGCTTATGGATACAGAGTTGGATGAAACTCAACAAGATTATGTTAGAACCGCTCGAGAGAGTGGAAAAGCTTTAGTTTCTCTCATAAATGAGGTATTGGACCTAGCAAAGATTGAATCTGGTAAACTCGAGCTTGAAGCAGTTTGTTTTGATTTAAGGGTTATTCTGGATGATGTATTATCGCTTTCTGGAAAATCTCAAGATAAAAAGGTCGAG TTGGCAGTTTATGTCTCCAATAAGGTCCCTGCCACACTTGTTGGCGATCCAGGAAGATTTCGTCAGATTGTTACAAACTTGGTTAGCAACTCTATCAAA TTCACTGATAAAGGACACATATTTGTGTCGGTACATCTTGTCGAAGAAGTGGCTGAATTAAAAGTGGAGACAGACAGCACATTGAGTGGGTTGCCTGTTGTTGATAGAAGACAAAGCTGGGCCGGGTTTAGGACATTTAATCAAGAGGTACTGCCCACCTCTTCTGCATCATCATCTTCTGCAGACCAAGTACATATAATTGTGTCAGTTGAGGATACGGGTCAAGGGATCCCTATGGAAGCTCAGTCCCGAGTATTTAATCCCTTCATGCAAGTTGGGCCCTCTATCACTCGGACACATGGTGGCACTGGCATTGGTTTAAGCATTAGCAAGTGCTTGGTTCACCTAATGAAAGGTGAAATTGGGTTAGCGAGCTCGCCGCAGATAGGGTCGACCTTTAGTTTCACAGCTGTTTTCACTAATGGCTGCTCCAGTTTCAATGACCAGAtgagtcagcaagtgaacaaTGAGACTGCCTCCATTTCTTCGGAATTCCAGGGAATGAGGGCTCTGCTAGTGGATCCCAATCCCGTGAGAGCTAAAGTCTCCAAATATCACGTCGAGCGACTTGGAATCCAAGTTGAACTAGTACCAAATCTGAATAGTAGTTTGTCCAGCTTAAGTTCCAGAAATCAAACCTTAAACATGATTTTAGTTGAAGAGGAAATCTGGGATGAAGATTCAGGCATGTCGGCTCTATTTTCCAACTGTGTGACAAAGATGAACTCGATGGTTATTCCTAGAATGTTACTTTTATCCAATTCTACAAGTTCTTCCCGATCCATTTCTTCACCTTCAGGTGTTCCAACTCCATTTGTTGTCACAAAACCTCTGAGAGCAAGTATCCTGGCTGCATCCTTACAACGGGCAATGGGTGTTGGGAACCGAGGAAATTATCGCAATGGAGAACTTCATATGTTGTCTCTAAGAAATCTCCTTCGTGGTCGAAAAATATTGGTTGTGGACGACAATCCGGTGAACCTCAGGGTGGCGGCTGGTGCTCTCAAGAAGTATGGGGCTGATGTAGTCAATGCGGAAAGGGGGAAAGAGGCCATCTCCTTGTTAATTCCACCCCATCAAATTGATGCATGTTTCATGGATATTCAAATGCCAGAAATGGATGG GTTTGAAGCTACCAAGAGAATTAGAGACATTGAGTCTAGAATCAACGACAGGATCCAACGTGGGGAACTTGTGGTTGAAGCTTATCAAAATGACTCAAACTGGCATGTTCCCATCTTGGCCATGACTGCCGATGTCATTCACGCTACAAGTGAAGAATGTGTGAAGTGTGGAATGGATGGTTACGTCTCAAAACCGTTTGAGGCTGAGCAACTGTATCGAGAAGTTTCAAGATTCTTTCACACGGTGACTGATGAGAATACTTAA